The Arachis hypogaea cultivar Tifrunner chromosome 19, arahy.Tifrunner.gnm2.J5K5, whole genome shotgun sequence genome has a window encoding:
- the LOC112775693 gene encoding probable pectate lyase 4 produces the protein MVSVLPYADVDSSLRALAGSAEGFGRHAIGGLHGSLYIVTTLSDDGPGSLRQGCREKEPLWIVFGVSGTIHLSSYLSVSSYKTIDGRGQRIKLTGKGLRLKECEHIIVCNLEFEGGRGHDVDGIQIKPNSRHIWIDRCSLRDYDDGLIDITRQSTDITVSRCYFAQHDKTMLIGADPSHVGDRCIRVTIHHCFFDGTRQRQPRVRFGKVHLYNNYTRNWAIYAICASVESQIYSQCNIYEAGAKKKTFEFYTEKAADKEVPRSGTIVSEGDMLLNGAQPCLLTRNNEEPMFHPSEYYPTWTMESADHSLREILQLCSGWQSIARPKDNLVPN, from the exons ATGGTGTCGGTGCTGCCGTATGCAGATGTTGATTCCAGTTTGAGGGCCCTTGCTGGTTCCGCCGAGGGCTTCGGCCGCCACGCCATCGGTGGCCTCCACGGTTCTCTCTATATCGTCACCACCCTTTCAG ACGATGGTCCAGGGTCCCTTCGCCAGGGGTGTCGTGAAAAGGAGCCACTGTGGATTGTTTTTGGAGTCTCCGGTACAATTCACCTTTCGTCGTACCTGAGTGTGTCATCTTACAAAACAATAGATGGCCGAGGGCAGAGGATAAAACTAACTGGAAAGGGCTTAAGGCTGAAAGAATGTGAGCACATAATTGTATGCAACCTTGAGTTTGAGGGTGGTAGGGGTCATGATGTCGACGGCATTCAGATAAAACCAAATTCCAGGCACATATGGATAGATCGATGCAGCCTTCGTGATTACGATGATGGGCTTATAGACATTACAAGACAAAGCACAGATATTACTGTATCTAG ATGTTACTTTGCGCAGCATGACAAGACCATGCTGATCGGAGCTGATCCATCCCATGTTGGTGATAGGTGCATCCGGGTAACAATTCATCATTGTTTCTTCGATGGAACACGGCAAAGACAACCTCGTGTGAGATTTGGAAAAGTTCATCTGTACAACAACTACACCAGAAATTGGGCTATATATGCTATTTGTGCTAGCGTCGAATCTCAG ATATACTCCCAGTGCAACATATATGAAGCAGGAGCTAAGAAGAAGACTTTTGAATTTTATACCGAGAAG GCGGCAGATAAGGAAGTGCCGAGGTCTGGAACTATTGTATCTGAAGGAGACATGCTTCTGAATGGTGCTCAACCATGCTTACTAACACGAAACAATGAAGAACCAATGTTCCATCCAAGTGAATACTATCCAACATGGACAATGGAATCAGCTGACCACTCTCTCAGAGAGATCCTCCAGTTGTGTTCAGGTTGGCAATCCATTGCTAGGCCAAAAGATAATCTGGTTCCCAATTAA
- the LOC112775694 gene encoding large ribosomal subunit protein uL29, with protein sequence MARIKVYELRQKNKTELLNQLKDLKAELALLRVAKVTGGAPNKLSKIKVVRLSIAQVLTVISQKQKAILREVYKKKKYTPLDLRPKKTRAIRRRLTKHQASLKTEREKKKETYFPMRKYAIKV encoded by the exons ATGG CGAGGATCAAGGTTTACGAGCTGAGGCAGAAGAACAAGACTGAGTTGTTGAACCAGCTCAAGGATCTGAAAGCCGAGCTTGCTTTGCTCCGTGTCGCCAAGGTCACTGGTGGTGCCCCCAACAAGCTCTCCAAGAT CAAGGTTGTGAGGTTGTCCATTGCACAAGTCTTGACTGTGATTTCTCAGAAGCAGAAGGCTATTTTGAGGGAAGTTtataagaagaagaagtacaCACCTCTTGATCTCCGTCCTAAGAAGACCAGAGCCATTCGCAGAAGGCTCACCAAGCACCAG GCATCTTTGAAGAccgagagggagaagaagaaggaaacataTTTCCCAATGAGGAAATATGCCATCAAGGTGTAG
- the LOC112775852 gene encoding caffeoylshikimate esterase, whose translation MAGTSDEANIIYEEEYVLNSRGMKLFASRWLPANGNPKAIIFMCHGYAMECSITMNSTGRKLAKAGYGVYGVDYEGHGKSDGRQGLVLDFNSLINDCSHYFTTISEKKENKKKMRFLLGESMGGAVALLLHWKKPDYWDGAILVAPMCKIADDLRPNAMVVGVLSALSRVIPSWRLIPTQDIIDVAFKEPHVRQQIRANEYCYKGKPRLRTGYELLRVSTEIEQKLNEVSLPFLVLHGEEDQVTDKAVSKQLYEVASSTDKTIKLYPGMWHGLLYGEPPENLNIVFSDIIGWLDHKTQYGNTRIERELKQQHEDHLKP comes from the exons ATG GCAGGCACTAGTGATGAAGCAAATATCATATATGAAGAg GAATATGTATTGAATTCTCGAGGAATGAAGCTTTTTGCAAGCAGATGGTTACCGGCGAATGGGAATCCAAAAGCGATCATCTTCATGTGCCATGGCTATGCCATGGAATGCAGCATCACTATGAAca GCACAGGAAGAAAGCTTGCAAAAGCAGGATATGGAGTGTATGGTGTGGATTATGAAGGGCATGGAAAATCAGATGGGCGTCAGGGTCTTGTTCTTGATTTCAATTCTCTCATCAATGACTGCTCCCATTATTTCACCACAATTTCTG aaaagaaagaaaacaaaaagaagatgAGGTTCTTGTTAGGGGAATCCATGGGAGGAGCTGTGGCCCTGCTTTTGCACTGGAAAAAGCCAGATTACTGGGATGGTGCCATTTTGGTTGCACCCATGTGCaag ATTGCAGATGATTTGAGACCAAACGCAATGGTGGTGGGTGTATTGAGTGCACTGAGCAGAGTGATTCCATCATGGAGACTAATCCCAACCCAAGATATCATTGATGTCGCCTTCAAGGAACCCCATGTTAGGCAACAG ATTAGAGCTAATGAATACTGCTACAAAGGGAAGCCTCGGCTGAGAACTGGCTACGAACTTCTAAGAGTTAGTACAGAAATAGAGCAAAAACTAAACGAG gtGTCACTACCATTTCTGGTGCTGCATGGTGAGGAGGACCAAGTAACGGACAAGGCAGTTAGCAAGCAACTGTATGAAGTGGCTTCGAGTACAGACAAGACAATAAAACTGTACCCTGGAATGTGGCACGGTCTCTTGTACGGAGAGCCACCGGAGAATTTGAACATTGTGTTTTCCGACATCATCGGTTGGTTAGACCACAAAACTCAATATGGCAACACAAGGATAGAGAGGGAGCTCAAACAACAACATGAGGATCATCTAAAACCTTAA